In the Bos taurus isolate L1 Dominette 01449 registration number 42190680 breed Hereford chromosome 21, ARS-UCD2.0, whole genome shotgun sequence genome, one interval contains:
- the LOC132343335 gene encoding myeloid-associated differentiation marker-like, protein MGYFLRTLQLLSTCVAISLVGSLDSWTVPTSTWSFVILCFCCLMTLIILIIESLALQYRFPFSWGDFLLCHACYLALFCLLVSIIYPATYVQFLPCNPSRDRAIAATAFCFISTVSYATEAIWILGWPQTGDFTGYTGSLPFLLKMLETLVACVILPFISNPYLYMDHPLLVSCVAVYSICFILGIVTILLNLANYENWLPISSSMFHLVLSLLSVLLYIGALVLWPLYQFDEKFGGQPERSRDVSCQHRLTNYVCVWDQRLAVAILTAINLLIYVADLVYWAHHVSVGTEDQPGDS, encoded by the coding sequence ATGGGCTACTTCCTCCGAACACTGCAGCTGCTCTCCACCTGTGTGGCCATCTCACTAGTGGGCAGCCTGGACAGCTGGACGGTGCCCACAAGTACCTGGTCCTTTGTTATCTTGTGCTTCTGCTGCCTGATGACCCTCATCATCCTCATAATCGAATCACTGGCACTACAGTACCGCTTCCCCTTCTCTTGGGGGGACTTTCTCCTCTGCCATGCCTGCTACCTCGCCCTCTTCTGCCTCTTGGTCTCCATCATTTACCCCGCTACCTATGTCCAGTTTTTGCCTTGCAACCCCTCCCGGGACCGCGCCATCGCTGCTACTGCATTCTGCTTCATTTCCACTGTGTCTTATGCCACCGAAGCAATCTGGATCTTGGGCTGGCCCCAGACAGGTGATTTCACTGGCTATACAGGCAGCTTGCCATTCCTCCTCAAGATGCTAGAGACACTGGTGGCCTGTGTCATCTTACCCTTCATCAGCAATCCCTACCTGTACATGGACCATCCATTGCTGGTGTCGTGCGTGGCCGTGTACTCCATCTGCTTCATCCTGGGGATCGTGACCATCCTGTTGAACCTGGCTAACTATGAGaactggctgcccatctcctcctCCATGTTCCATCTGGTGCTGAGCCTGCTGTCTGTCCTTCTCTACATTGGTGCTCTGGTCCTCTGGCCACTCTACCAATTTGATGAAAAGTTTGGTGGGCAGCCCGAGAGGTCCAGGGATGTGAGCTGTCAACATAGACTTACCAACTATGTATGCGTCTGGGACCAGCGACTGGCTGTGGCCATCCTGACAGCCATCAACCTGCTGATTTACGTGGCCGACCTGGTATACTGGGCCCACCATGTTTCTGTAGGGACTGAGGACCAGCCCGGGGACTCCTGA